GCCTaatgtgggacttctcagcctccataactgtgtgaAACATTTCTCCTAATAAATGccctctcatctctctctctccctccatcctgTTGGTTCCATTTCTCTGGAAAACACTGACTAATACAAAGAGAGAGCTCAAGAGTgtgaaatatttttttgagaggtcAAGGAAAAAATTGTTTGCTGATTATAGTGACATGGAGATTGGTAGTGATCTTAGTAAGAGGAGTTTCAGGGGAGTAGTAAAGATGGAAGTCAGGGTGCAATGAGTTCAAGAGTGAATATTAGAAAAGGATAAACTTTGTGTTGGATTGAAATAAATGGTGACAGAATGAACTTGTGGtttttgataatatatattttatacacatagaaacaattatgaatatgtgtgtatttgtgcatTAACATACATACaacttctggctgggcgtggtggctcatgcctgtaatcccagcactttgggaggccgaggcaggcggatcacctgagattgggagttcgagaccagcctgaccaacatggtgtactaaaaatacaaaaattagccgggtgtggtggtgcatgcctgtagtcccagtcacttgggaggctgaagtaggagatttgcttgaacccaggcagcagatgctacagtgagccgagatggcaccactgtacttcagcctgggtgatagaaggagactctgtctcaaaaaaaaaaacgaaaaacatggagaccagcctggccaacgtggtgcaaccctgtctctactaaaaatacaaaaaattagccgggtgtggtggtgggtgcctgtaaccccaggtacttggaaggctgaggcaggagaatagcttgaacctgggaggcggaggttgcagcatgctgagatggcgccattgcactctagcctgggcagcaagagggaaactctgtctcaaaaacaaacaaaaaaacaaaaacaaacaaacatacatacaaattCTTAGCTCTATTCACAAGagggcctgggggctgggctcagtggctcacgccggtaatcccagcattttgggaggctcaagtgggaggattgcttgagcccaggagttcaaggccagcctggtcaacatggcaaaccctgtctctacaaaaaaaaaaaaaagacaaaaattagccaggggtggtggtgcgcatttgcagtcccagctacttgagaggttgaggtaggaggattgcttgagtctgggaggtcaaggctgcaatgagctgtgatcatgccactgtactccagcctgggtgacagagtgagaccctgtctcaacaaaataaaataaaataaaaaagagggccTAGGAGCAGTGATACCCCAGTAGCAATGAGTACAACTAGTGCTCAGATCTTGGTCCCTCAGTAGTATTCTTTGATGAAAAGAACCTCCTCTGAGCTCTTTGGAGAAGTGATTGTTTCCAGGGTTGGGGGAggatgagcctggaacatcttgtagtaccagaaaataaagaactgctttaaaaaagaagtggaggctgggcatggtggctcacgcctgtaatgctagcactttaggaagctgagtcaggtggattgcttgcgtgcaggagtctgagaccaacctgggcaatgtggggagactctgtctctacaaaaattaaaaaattaactgggagtggtggcaggtgcctatagtcccaactactcagaggctgaggtgagatgattgcttgaacctgggaggttaaggctgcagtgagctatgattgcaccactgcactccagcctgagtgacagagctagaccctctctcaacaaaataaattaaataaataaataaaaataaaaaaggaaggggCATGTCAAAAGGACTCAAACTAACCTGAAGGAGCTCCCAATGACCAAACCTGGAAAAATTTgagaaacaatataaataatgacagtattggattataacccatgGAATAAAATAACTATCCAGGAGTCCATGCtgacataaatataattaaatgaataaatgagtgagcaggaacaattttttttattaattttttctttcagtttttgtttgtttgtttgtttgtttgttttgttttgagacggagtcttgctctgtcgcccaggctggagtgcagtggcgcaatctcgactcactgcaaactccgccccctgggttcacaccattctcctgcctcagcctcccgagtagctgggaatataggtgcccgccactacacccggctaattttttgtatatttagtagagacgggatttcactgtgttagccaggatggtctcgatctcctgacctcgtgatccaccccgcctcggcctcccgaagtgctgggattacaggcatgagccaccgtgcccggcaggaACAATTATCTTTTACAGAAAACttccaattaataaatgtagaatgAATGTGGGAAATATACAGTCTCCGATATATAAACACAACAGTAATTGTTGCAGGCAAGACCCACTGATGAATGGTACAATCAGTGGTcgagtccaggtgcagtggctcaggcctgtaatcccaggactttgggaagctgagacggtaggatcacttgaggccaggagttcaagtccaccCTTGGCAAcccagagagaccctgtctctacaaaaaaaattttaaaaattagctgggtgtagtggagtgcaccttagtcccagctacttgggaggctgaggtggagggattccctgagctcaggcatttgactctgcagtgagctatgattgtgccactgtactccagcctaggtgatagagagagaccctgtctctaaagataaaaaaaaaaaaaatcagtggtttgAGGAGAAACGGGACATTTGCATATCCTCAAAGTAACTCCTCTAAGATATTTATCAATATACGAAGGAAAAAACAGTAATTTAATTCCTGGTAGACACCAGCTTAACCAATTGATCAAGATTAATATCAGTAATAAGATGTATTGGCATCATGTATCCTCTGATATAATGCATTGAGAGAACAAGATATAACTTTTGtgtcacttttgtcaaaaatccatGACTTCAAtctaattatgaaaaaaatgccaGATAAACCAAATTAAGAGATATTTTGCAAGATGACTACTAATACTCATCCAAGTGTCAAAGTTGGCTGGTGCGGGGGCTTACGTCTGCAatctcagagctttgggaggtgaggctggAAGATCGCtagagtttaggagtttgagaacagcctgggcatcGTATgtcatagtgagactttgtctctacaaaaaatttaagaactagctgagtgtggtggtccATGCTCATCTCTCAGttatttgggaggatgaggtggaaggattgcttgacctggggaaatggaggttgtggtgagccgagatcacatactgcactatagcctgggtgacagagcaagactctgtcttaccaaaaaaaagtgtcaaagttatgaaagacaaggaaagactgaggaattgccacagatTGGAGAAGACTAAGGAAACAcaacaactaaatgcaatatgGGATTCTGGATTGGATCATGGAACAGGAAAAGGACAttaccaacatagtgaaaactcatctctactaaaaatacgaaaagttagccaggcatggtggtgcaggcatggtgtaatcccactactcaggaggctacggcaagagaatcacttgaacccgggaggtggaggttgcagtaagccaagatcatgccactgccctccagcctgggcaacagagcaatacccaccctgtctctaaataaataaataaataaataaataaataaataaataaatagaaaaagggtagggcgcagtggctcatgcctgtaatcccagcactttgggaggccgaggcaggtggatcacgaggtcaggagatcgagaccatcctggctaacatggtgaaaccccgtctatactaaaaatacaaaaaattagccgcgcatggtgatgggtgcctgtagtcccagctacttgggaggctgaggcaggagaatggcgtgaaccgggaggcggagcttgcagttagccgagatcgcaccactgcacaccagcctgggcgacagagcgagactccatctcaaaaaaaaaaaaaggacattaggggGAAAACTGGTAAAATCCAAATAAGGCATATAGTTTATAGTGATTAGTGATTTAGTAATGTTAACTTCATAGTTTTGATCATTGTACTATGCCTGTGCATGTTTTTAACATTAGAGaaagctgggtgaagggtatatGTGAATTCTGTACTATTTTCGTAACTTTTTTGTAagtgtaaaattatttcaaaataaaaagtttttttttttttttcaaggagaaTAAAGGGTATGAGGGCGGGATCTAAAACACAGgggaggctgggtgaggtggctcacacctgtaatcccagcactttgggaggctgaggtgggcagatcacttgaggtcaggagtttgagaccagcctggccaacgtggtgaaaccctatctctactaaaatcacaaaaattagctgggcatggtgctgtgtgcctgtaatcccagctactcgggaggctgaagcacgagaatcacttgaacccgggaggcggaggttgcagtgagccgagatcacatcactgcactccagcctgggagacaaagcaagaccctgtctcagtaaaataaaataaaataaaataaaataaaaataaaataaataaataaaacacagggGAAAGTGTAGCCTTAGTTAGGAGGAGCTATACCTCTCCCATGGTACCAAGAAGGCTGGCAGAAGGCATGAGTGGTCCTGTAGATGGGTTTACTGTCTTGGTGGCTGGAAGCTGATAAAGTTCTTCAATGGGGTTCATGGCTGCATTCTCAATGCCAGTTCACAGGACATATCATAGAATGGGGACtggacaaatgtttattgaactgaACAGGACTGAGTTTGAAACACAACTACATTATGATTATATCATTATTTCTACCTATGTGGTCTTAGGCATGTTACTCATTCTCTCAGTGCCTCCATTTCCTATGAAATGGGAATATAATCCCAGTTGTTGAGGCAGAGATTAATAAGTATTCACCCaaatctgtttcattttctttctgggcACACAGCTAAATCATACTTTCCTGCCTCCAATTCTGTTAGGCTGACCAGCACTTCACTGGCTCTGAACACATGTTTGATGAAAGAGTATAACTATTGACATGCTCCATTACAAACTTTGTTGTGTCACCAGTTCTTCCGTATCTTGATCCAAGATGACATCTTGTCTGGCCATGGAGGTGGTTAAGACTAAATGAAAATTTCCAAGAGATAATTTGTCATAAAGGATATGACTTGTTTTACACAGAACCAGCTGCTAATGACTAACCCTTCTTTAATTATGAGCCATGGAGAACAGTCATGCATTAAAAATTCCTTGACATTCGATAGACccggaagaaaataataattcacggccgggcatggtggctcacgcctgtaatcctagcactttgggaggctgaggccggtggatcacctgaggtcaagagttcaagaccagcctggccaacatggtgaaaccctgtctctactaagaatacaaaaataagctgggtgtggtggcgggcacctgtaatcccagctacttgggaggctgagagaggagcatcacttgaacccaggaggcggacattgtagtgagctgaggttatgccattgcactccagcctgggcaacaagagtgaaacttcatctaaaaaaaaaaaaaaaaattagccgggcatggtggcatgaactaatcgggaggctgaggtgagagaatcctGGAGGGAGTGGGAGTCctggaggtctaggctgcagtgaccctgtctccagaaaaaaagaaaaaggagagagagagagagaaaagaaaacaggaaaaattagacggccagacatggtggctcatgcctataatcccagcactttgggaggccaaggagggcggatcacaaggtcaggagttcgagaccagcctggccaatatggtgaaacctcatctgtacgaaaaatacaaaaattagctgggcatggtggtgtgtgcctgtagtcccagctacttgggaggctgaggcagaagaattgcttgaacccgggaggtggaggttgcagtgagtcgagatcatgccactgtactccagcctggatgacagagcgagactctatctcaaaaaaaaaaaaaaaagaaaaaagaaaaaatcagaaacattttGCTGgaatgtttcttccttttttgtgcTCTCGGATTCCCCCACTCAGCTAATTTGAGGACATAGGATTATAAGAAAGGTGTGAGGACTGGGGGATGTGTTGTGGTTAGAAAATGGGAAAATTGAATTGCAGCTAATACAAACTTGCTGGCTAGGTTGTAGTACCTTGGATTAAGCCTTTATGGTTTAGATTTTGAACCTCAACATTTCCAGTTTAATAACATGGTCAAGTCAGTTATATGAATGAGTTAAATGAATCCATGGATTCTCATGCCAACCAGTCTCTTGTGAGAATATATAAACCAGAATGTTAATTTGCTACCTTATAATGAGAAATGTAACCAGACAGCAGATTGTGTATTCAGATTGTATATTTATCAGCTGCttgagattttttgttttgtttttgagacagggtctcactctgtcacccaggctggagtgcaatacaatctcagctcactgcaacctctacctcctgggctcaagccatcctcccacctcagcctcctgagtagctgggtctacaggcgcaagccaccatacccagctaatgttttgtatttttggtaaagatgagattttgccatgctgcccaggctggtctcgaactcctggtctcaagtgaaccacccgcctgggcctcccaaagtgctgggattacaggcgtgagacaccacacttGGCCTGCTTGAGATATTCTTTCCTTGCAGGATAATCTACATGGGAAGCCTAGTTATCCTCAGATTTTCTGGTAAACAGGAATCTGGAGCAAGAAGAATTAGCTCGGTAATCATAAAAGACCAGTATTATCTAATTACGATAACCGAATGCAATCATTTCAGCCTTAAGAATAGAATTGCTCAGAGAGGGTTGCTTTTTCTCTACAGCGATTTTCTTTCATATGAGTTGAGCTGGAATGATGCGCTCCTTGCTTTCCCTTTATCCATTGTAATCCAAGGCACAGAGTAACTCATCTGATTGGTAAATCAGGAAGAACAACTTAGGTATGTTTGCCTCATTTCCTCTCATTTCCCTCAAGAGTACACACTTCCTTTGGGATTTAAGCATTACTTGGTCCAGTGTGTTGAGTGTTGTCCAGGGCCAACTTCTTCATTAGGCACAGCAGGCAGTGCCTAGGGTCAATTATACCCATAGTGCCTAGGGTCcatgaaaatgtttcattttcctttaaaatcagaagaaaaaaattgaggctgggtgcggtggctcaagcctgtaatcccagcactttgggaggctgctgttgtaggatcccttgagcccaggagttggagaccagccaaggcaatatagtgagaccccatatccttgtctacaaaaaatttaaaaactggcttGGTGTGGTGCTATGCGCCTttgatcccagttactcggaaggctgaggtgggagaatccttgagcccaggaggcttaaactggagtgagctgagatattggcactacactccagcctcctaatggtgcgatctctgctcactgcaacctccgcctcccgggttcaagcgattctcctgcctcagcctcctaaatagctgagattacatgtacactctaccatgcccagctaatttttgtacttctagtagagacagggtttcaccgtgttggccaggctggtcccaaactcctgacgtcaagtgatctgcccacctcggactcccagagtgctgggattacaggtgtgagccactgcaccgggcccaaATCCTCCTATATTTTGTACTTagccaaaagaaaaatgagaaaacccATTGACATTATGCTATAAATTATGATTGATTTCTGATTTGGaacaagtttttgttgttgttgttgttttgagacggagtctggcttggttgctgaggctggagtgcagtggctcaatctcggctcactgcaacctctgcctcccgggttcaagggattctcctgcctcagtctcttgagtagctgagactacaggcgcacaccaccatgcatggctaatttttgtatttgtagtagagacggggttttcaccgtgttggtcagactggtctcgaactcctgacctcaggcgatccacccgcctcagcctcccaaagtgctgggattacagggcgagccactgagcccagcccaaggcatggttttatatattaaaaagtcgctggccaggtgtgatggctcacgcctgtaatcccagcactttggcagactgaggcaggtggaatacctgaggtcaggagtttgagaccaccctgaccaacgtgatgaaaccccatctctactaaaaatacaaaaaattagtcaggcatggtggtagaagcctgttatcccagctactcgggagcctgaggcaggagaattgcttgaacctgagaggcggaggttgcagtgagttgagatcgcgccactgcactccagcctgggcaacaagaccgaaagtcggtctcaaaaaacaaaacaaaacaaaagtcactGATGTTACGTGATATTATTACATTCAGAGAGCAAGTTGGGATTACAAATAACATTTTTCCAGGTAAATCAGTATATTCTTacgcttatttttttttttcttccttttcgtggagaacggggtctcactatatcaCCCAGtcaggtctcgaacttctgagttcaagctatcctcccacctctgcttccctgagagctgggattacaggcgtgagccaccgcgcctggcataaATCAGTATATTCTTAGTTTTTCCCCCCTTATCTACATTAGTTACCTGATTAAAAATCCTGGATATTTgagttctagttttttttttttttttttttttttgagaccgagttttgctcttgttgcccaggctggagagcagtggcatgatcttggctcactgcaacctctgcctcccaggttcaagagattgtcctgcctcagcctcctgagtagctgggattacaggcgcccgccaccacgcccagttaagttttgtattcttagtagagatggggttttgccatgttggctaggctggtcttgaactcctgacgtcaagtgatccgcctgcctcagcatcctaaagtgctgggattataggcgtgagccaccgagccaggcctcaaagcccttctCGTCCTGGGTCTCTGGCACGAGCTGGGGCATGGGCAGCAACCTGCCTTCCTGGCTCAGCGACACTTAGGTGAAGACACTGGCGGCCGGGTAGCGCTTCTGAGAGCTGTCCACAACACAGTCGGCGTCCACCAAGACCTCGATCTCTACGGACTTACTGCTCGTGAAGGTCATGCGTCGGGAGATGGTCTTGATGCAGCCTTTTCTGATCTTGTCGTCAAAATTAATGGCCTCCATGGAGGCTGTGACGAGGTTGGTCTTGCAGTGGCGTGCAGCCAAGATCCCGGTGACCTCGTCCATGACCTTCATGGTCACGCCTTCATGCACGAAGCTGTGCAGGGTACAGTCTGAAGGCCCCACCAGGTGGATCAAGCTGGACTGGCTGTAGCTGACAGTGTTCGGCTCTGGGTTGAGGACTTGCTGGACGATGTCCCCGTTCCTCCAGTTGGTCTCCATGCGCTCCAGCTTCTGGGTTTCGTACCGCTTCtggccctcctcctcctgctcctgccggAAATACACAACAGGAGGCTCTTCGAGGACCTTGTCCACGTTCGTCAGCGACAGGGGTGCATACCAGAGGGTGGCCTTATTGGTCAGCTTTTTGGCACCTGTGAGGATGTTTTCGGACATCATGTTGACCTGCACCTCCACAGAGTGCTTGGAGGTGTAGGTGATCTCCGCGCTGACGTGGGCCACCTCACCGATGCACATGGGCCACAGGAAGTCGGTGCACTCGACCCGAGCCAGAGCGGCCACACAGCGCTCCCAGTTCTGCGGGTTGCAATGCCGGGTGCTGCTGATGGCGCCCGCCTCTTTGATCATCTTCAGGATGGTCCCGCCTAGACATTGCGGGCCACATTGGCGTCATCTGGCCGCATAATCCGGCAGATCTGGATGGCGGTCGGCGTCTTGATGTCTGGGCCAGACATGCTGGCAGCTGTGGCGGCGGCTGCAGGAGGGCGAAGGTGTCTGGCAGGCCTGGCGCGGAATTGAGTTTTAGTGTTGAGAAAATTAAAGTTTTGGTTGTTAAAATGATTGCAGTTTTAGCTaacttcaattttaaaattcaccaataataaaactattatttatcaataaataGAAACGAGTTAGAAAATATTCAATCCCTTCAATTCAGATGGAGAATAAACTAATATTTTTCGAACACCTGACACATATCGAGCATTTAGTTAGGTATTTGCATCCATATTGCAATTTAATTCTTGCAACtgtcctggccgggcacagtgtctcaggcctgtaatcccagcattttgggaggctgatgagggaggatcgcttgggtccaggagttcatagaccagcctgggcaacacagtgagatccccatctctaaagaaaacaaaacaaaacaaaacatgttcttttttcttttttttagacaggctgtcactctgtcacccaggctggagtacagtggcgcg
This genomic interval from Gorilla gorilla gorilla isolate KB3781 chromosome 3, NHGRI_mGorGor1-v2.1_pri, whole genome shotgun sequence contains the following:
- the LOC101140727 gene encoding LOW QUALITY PROTEIN: putative cytosolic acyl coenzyme A thioester hydrolase-like (The sequence of the model RefSeq protein was modified relative to this genomic sequence to represent the inferred CDS: inserted 1 base in 1 codon; substituted 1 base at 1 genomic stop codon), with product MSGPDIKTPTAIQICRIMRPDDANVARNVXGGTILKMIKEAGAISSTRHCNPQNWERCVAALARVECTDFLWPMCIGEVAHVSAEITYTSKHSVEVQVNMMSENILTGAKKLTNKATLWYAPLSLTNVDKVLEEPPVVYFRQEQEEEGQKRYETQKLERMETNWRNGDIVQQVLNPEPNTVSYSQSSLIHLVGPSDCTLHSFVHEGVTMKVMDEVTGILAARHCKTNLVTASMEAINFDDKIRKGCIKTISRRMTFTSSKSVEIEVLVDADCVVDSSQKRYPAASVFTXVSLSQEGRLLPMPQLVPETQDEKGFEAWLGGSRL